The genomic stretch ATCACCCGGATGCCTTCCGGCCGGAGCCGGTGCGACAGGATGTCGGCGAGCCCGGCGTGGGCGTGCTTGGCCGCGTAGAACGCGGGGAGCGCGCCCGACCGGCGGTGGCCCACCTCGCCACAAGCGGAGATCATGTTGACGACGTCGGGCCGTGCCGACGCGCGCAGCAGGGGCAACAGGTGCTTGGTCAGCAGCACGGTGCCGGTGCCGCCTGCGGCCATCACGCTCTCGATCGTGTCGTCCGTGGCGTCTGCCAGGTCGGCGCCGTCGATGTACGGGGCGCCGTTGTTGACGAGTACGTCGAGATGGCTCGTCCGGTCGGCCACGGCGGCGGCGAATCCGCGCACCGAGTCGGGTACGGCGAGGTCGCAGTGGAACGCGTCGGCCCCGCCTGCTCCCCGCCGGCTGATCGCGCCCGCGACCTGCCGTGCCGCCGCCAGGGCGCGGGCCGACAGGAAGACCTGTGCACCGCGTTCGGCGAACGCCTCGGCGAGAAGCCGACCCGTGTCCCGTGCCGCGCCGGTAATGGCGACGCGCTCCATGGCCGCCAGTGAAGCACCTCTTGTGAACACGAACGTGGAAAGCGAGGCAAAGATTGATGACGGTCTCGTGGACTGCGGTGCTGTATGGGAGATGGAGGTTGTTTGGCCCTCCGGAGCCGGCTTGCGGA from Micromonospora craniellae encodes the following:
- a CDS encoding SDR family NAD(P)-dependent oxidoreductase, giving the protein MERVAITGAARDTGRLLAEAFAERGAQVFLSARALAAARQVAGAISRRGAGGADAFHCDLAVPDSVRGFAAAVADRTSHLDVLVNNGAPYIDGADLADATDDTIESVMAAGGTGTVLLTKHLLPLLRASARPDVVNMISACGEVGHRRSGALPAFYAAKHAHAGLADILSHRLRPEGIRVISLFPPDFVQDGPRRADSDLTAQSVVDCVIFAVGQPRDCFIREFHFEQVMSPSDNNGTHDQSSSR